From Pyrenophora tritici-repentis strain M4 chromosome 1, whole genome shotgun sequence, the proteins below share one genomic window:
- a CDS encoding TRS23, Transport protein particle (TRAPP) complex subunit: MVLYSFYIFDRHTECIYSRRWTPARPTSSSSKPAAARPPSGASIASNNGDVVAAVRKGMSHSDDEKLVFGLVFSLRNLVTKLGGADDTFLSYRTGEYKLHYYETPTRMKFVMLTDTKVINLRQYLHQIWANLYVEYVVKNPLAPVEHPGGIGVANELFERGLEAFITAVLPV; encoded by the exons ATGGTGCTCTACAGCTTCTACATCTTCGATCGGCACA CCGAGTGCATCTATTCGCGCCGCTGGACACCCGCCCGCCCGACATCGTCCTCGTCCAAACCTGCAGCAGCGCGCCCGCCGTCCGGGGCCTCGATTGCGAGCAACAATGGCGACGTGGTGGCTGCCGTGCGCAAGGGCATGTCGCATTCGGACGACGAGAAGCTCGTCTTTGGTCTCGTCTTCTCGCTCCGCAATCTCGTGACTAAGCTCGGGGGCGCCGACGACACGTTTCTTTCCTACCGCACCGGCGAATACAAGCTGCATTACTACGAAACACCGACGCGCATGAAGTTTGTCATGCTCACCGATACAAAAGTTATCAACCTACGCCAATATTTGCATCAGATCTGGGCCAATCTCTACGTCGAATACGTCGTCAAGAATCCGCTTGCGCCCGTCGAGCATCCGGGTGGCATTGGCGTCGCAAACGAGCTTTTTGAAAGGGGTCTAGAGGCCTTTATAACTGCCGTCCTACCAGTATGA
- a CDS encoding Herpes-BLLF1 domain containing protein: protein MKWATLSTALLPLVAAHGFTHQQYASGDVMDLMMKGKEAAWAKERAAGTYDNKRWNGFSKKRVNKNKIECKHGRVEAVKGDADQTYKCKNIDLYDFKTHEELGDGVGEGSGSWGWSHRGRDFIAIGQTYGASFSEVTKDGQLEYLGRLPANNDSVIWREIKVVKDHLIVGSEGVGHHVQVFDLKKLLGLSPKKPVTFDIKTDVALVDINQGIKGRTHTVVTNPELGYAVACGAGGRPGRNDTCAGGPMFINMDDPTKPYVEGCAGQDGYTHDAQCIVYRGPHKKYYGRDICYGYNEDTLTIYDVTNKKGMGNAGAIISRTPYVGASYTHQGWVLDPMWQTHLVMDDELDEGQIDPNRTAPGSPAADGYAVTYIWDIQNLEKPVVSGLYKTTVRSVDHNQYVYDGLSYQSNYQAGLRILDVSSIPKFPDGSKVKEIAYFDVFPTDDVKPGGGDALWNGGTWSAYTFNSGYVVVNTIDRGVFVVKQSDVKGLKKGEGQYWNKH from the exons ATGAAGTGGGCTACTCTATCAACGGCTCTGCTGCCTCTGGTCGCGGCCCATGGCTTTACCCATCAGCAGTATGCCTCTGGAGATGTCATGGATCTCATGATGAAGGGCAAGGAG GCTGCCTGGGCCAAGGAGCGTGCTGCCGGCACCTACGACAACAAGAGGTGGAATGGCTTCTCCAAGAAGCGCGTGAATAAGAACAAGATCGAGTGCAAGCATGGTCGTGTCGAGGCTGTCAAGGGTGACGCCGACCAGACCTACAAGTGTAAGAATATCGACTTGTACGACTTCAAGACGCACGAGGAGCTCGGTGACGGTGTGGGTGAGGGCAGTGGTTCATGGGGTTGGTCGCACAGGGGCCGTGACTTCATTGCCATCGGCCAGACCTATGGCGCCTCTTTCTCCGAGGTTACCAAGGATGGCCAACTCGAGTACCTCGGTCGTCTACCTGCCAACAACGACTCTGTCATTTGGCGTGAAATCAAGGTTGTCAAGGATCACCTCATTGTCGGCTCTGAAGGTGTTGGTCACCATGTCCAAGTTTTCGACCTGAAGAAGCTGCTCGGTCTCTCCCCTAAGAAGCCGGTCACCTTCGACATCAAGACGGACGTTGCTCTCGTCGACATCAACCAGGGTATCAAGGGGCGTACTCACACCGTCGTCACCAACCCAGAGTTGGGCTACGCCGTCGCTTGCGGTGCTGGTGGACGTCCCGGCCGTAACGACACCTGTGCTGGTGGACCCATGTTCATCAACATGGACGACCCCACCAAGCCCTACGTTGAGGGCTGTGCTGGCCAGGACGGCTACACCCACGATGCTCAGTGCATCGTCTACCGCGGCCCCCACAAGAAGTACTACGGACGCGACATCTGCTACGGCTACAACGAAGACACCTTGACCATCTACGACGTCACCAACAAGAAGGGCATGGGTAATGCTGGTGCCATCATTTCCCGTACACCCTACGTCGGCGCTTCGTACACTCATCAAGGATGGGTTCTTGACCCCATGTGGCAAACCCATCTTGTTATGGATGACGAGCTCGACGAAGGCCAGATCGACCCGAACAGGACAGCTCCGGGAAGTCCCGCAGCCGATGGGTACGCGGTGACGTATATCTGGGATATCCAGAACCTCGAGAAGCCTGTTGTCAGCGGTTTATACAAGACCACAGTCCGCTCCGTTGATCACAACCAGTACGTCTACGACGGTCTCAGCTACCAGTCCAACTACCAGGCCGGTCTCCGTATTCTCGATGTCTCTTCGATTCCCAAGTTCCCCGATGGCAGCAAGGTCAAAGAGATTGCCTACTTTGATGTTTTCCCCACTGATGACGTTAAGCCCGGCGGTGGTGATGCGCTCTGGAACGGCGGTACCTGGTCAGCTTACACCTTCAACTCTGGATACGTGGTTGTCAACACGATTGACCGCGGTGTGTTTGTTGTCAAGCAGTCTGATGTCAAGGGCCTGAAGAAGGGCGAGGGTCAGTACTGGAACAAGCACTAG
- a CDS encoding CCL1, Cdk activating kinase (CAK)-RNA polymerase II, giving the protein MKLSEDDLYRTSTQYRNWSFTATQLAAQRLKINLQATGRVKANLARVRAQRAHDVVDGDGTGSGVDKENGSGTSGTNTPNAGMQSVTEVNCLTAEEELKIVDEFCERAIALGSHYSFPLSVVATCIQFLRRFYLYNSPMTYHVNTILRTVMFMTTKVELFPIHVSQYAEGAGRNVTTEDILAPEYIIMQGLRYNLDVRHPFRAIKAGHMELLEMAHGKYQGPAQGMSPKEIQSKILQLPVKPGAPPIKMPERKVEERIHAAYGTATNTLRTIAVLTDAYFLYTPSQIWLSAHLLADEPLTLFYLSTKVPPSAPHYEKLMSTIRSCAQLISSHRLYTNAALPAPEREAREARHKAQVKALVQKLKNCRDPDKVDLVKLNQAQKRDAVQGDALEESKAKRRKLAREGYEKESDAFWGPELPKGAAAE; this is encoded by the exons ATGAAGCTCAGCGAAGACGACCTCTATCGTACCTCTACCCAGTACCGAAATTGGTCCTTCACTGCCACACAACTCGCCGCCCAGCGCCTCAAGATCAACCTCCAGGCCACCGGGCGCGTCAAGGCGAATCTCGCACGCGTACGAGCGCAGCGCGCGCACGATGTCGTAGATGGTGATGGCACAGGATCTGGTGTTGACAAGGAGAATGGGAGTGGAACAAGTGGAACGAATACGCCGAATGCGGGTATGCAGTCTGTGACGGAGGTGAATTGCCTGACCGCAGAGGAAGAATTGAAGATTGTGGATGAGTTCTGCGAGCGCGCCATTGCGCTGGGGAGTCACTACAGTTTCCCATTGAGCGTAGTT GCAACATGCATACAATTCCTTCGCCGCTTCTACCTGTACAATTCGCCCATGACGTACCACGTCAACACCATCCTGCGGACCGTAATGTTCATGACGACTAAAGTCGAGCTATTCCCCATCCACGTTTCGCAATACGCAGAGGGCGCAGGCCGTAATGTGACCACCGAAGACATTCTCGCACCCGAATACATCATCATGCAAGGTCTACGCTACAACCTTGATGTCCGACACCCCTTCCGCGCCATAAAAGCCGGGCACATGGAACTCCTCGAGATGGCGCATGGAAAATATCAAGGTCCTGCACAGGGCATGTCGCCCAAGGAGATACAATCCAAGATCCTACAACTCCCCGTCAAACCCGGTGCGCCCCCCATTAAAATGCCAGAGCGCAAAGTAGAAGAGAGAATACACGCAGCATACGGCACAGCAACAAACACGCTCCGCACAATTGCCGTCCTAACAGACGCCTACTTCCTCTACACCCCCTCCCAAATCTGGCTCAGCGCTCACCTCCTCGCCGATGAACCCCTAACCCTCTTCTACCTGTCCACAAAAGTACCTCCATCAGCCCCCCATTACGAAAAACTCATGTCCACAATCCGGTCCTGCGCACAACTCATATCATCCCACCGGCTCTACACCAACGCCGCGCTCCCGGCGCCTGAACGAGAAGCCCGCGAAGCAAGGCACAAGGCCCAGGTTAAGGCCCTGGTCCAGAAACTAAAAAATTGCCGCGACCCGGATAAGGTTGATTTGGTTAAGCTGAATCAGGCGCAGAAGAGAGATGCGGTGCAAGGTGATGCGCTTGAGGAGAGTAAGGCTAAGAGGAGGAAGTTGGCGAGGGAGGGGTATGAGAAGGAGAGTGATGCTTTTTGGGGGCCGGAATTGCCAAAGGGTGCTGCGGCGGAGTGA
- a CDS encoding RPT1, ATP-dependent 26S proteasome regulatory subunit: MGNQQSSAGGGGPPGDDKSKKDKKDKPKYEPPPQPTTRIGRKKKKAAGPSAAAKLPTVYPTARCKLRYLRMQRIHDHLLLEEEYVENQERLRKAKAVKEGNAPATSTAGEGPEDRNADERSRVDDMRGSPMGVGNLEELIDDDHAIVSSATGPEYYVSIMSFVDKDLLEPGASILLHHKSVSVVGVLTDDADPLVSVMKLDKAPTESYADIGGLETQIQEVREAVELPLLHPELYEEMGIKPPKGVILYGAPGTGKTLLAKAVANQTSATFLRIVGSELIQKYLGDGPRLVRQLFQTAAENAPSIVFIDEIDAIGTKRYESTSGGEREIQRTMLELLNQLDGFDDRGDVKVIMATNKIETLDPALIRPGRIDRKILFENPDQTTKKKIFTLHTSKMSLNEDVDLDEFINQKDDLSGADVKAICSEAGLMALRERRMRVNMEDFRTARERVLKTKTEGEPEGLYL, translated from the exons ATG GGTAATCAACAATCGAGTGCTGGAGGCGGCGGCCCTCCTGGTGATGACAAGAGCAAAAAGGACAAG AAGGACAAGCCAAAGTACGAGCCCCCGCCACAGCCTACGACGCGCATCGGCAGGAAGAAAAAGAAGGCTGCAGGTCCCAGCGCCGCTGCAAAGCTCCCGACCGTGTACCCGACCGCACGATGCAAGCTACGGTACCTCCGAATGCAGCGCATTCACGACCATCTGCTCTTGGAGGAGGAATATGTCGAGAACCAGGAACGTCTGCGCAAGGCAAAGGCCGTAAAGGAAGGAAACGCGCCTGCCACATCCACGGCCGGGGAAGGCCCCGAGGACCGCAATGCCGACGAGCGCTCGCGGGTCGACGACATGCGAGGCAGCCCCATGGGCGTCGGCAACCTGGAGGAGCTCATCGACGACGACCATGCCATCGTTTCCAGCGCCACTGGGCCCGAGTACTATGTGTCCATCATGTCTTTCGTCGACAAGGACCTGTTAGAGCCCGGAGCGAGCATCCTTCTGCATCACAAGTCCGTATCAGTCGTTGGTGTGCTCACAGACGATGCGGATCCGTTAGTGTCTGTCATGAAGCTAGACAAGGCACCCACGGAGTCGTATGCTGATATCGGTGGTCTGGAAACGCAGATCCAAGAAGTACGAGAGGCAGTCGAGCTCCCTCTCCTGCATCCGGAGCTGTACGAGGAGATGGGTATCAAGCCACCCAAGGGTGTCATTCTCTATGGTGCACCCGGAACCGGAAAGACGCTATTGGCTAAGGCTGTGGCAAATCAGACCAGTGCAACTTTCCTCCGTATCGTGGGTAGTGAGTTGATTCAAAAGTATCTCGGAGACGGCCCAAGGCTAGTGCGACAGCTTTTCCAGACTGCTGCTGAGAATGCGCCTTCGATTGTCTTCATTGACGAAATCGATGCCATTGGAACCAAGCGTTACGAGTCTACGTCTGGCGGTGAGCGCGAAATTCAACGAACCATGTTGGAGCTTCTCAACCAGCTCGATGGTTTCGACGATCGGGGTGATGTCAAGGTCATCATGGCTACCAACAAGATTGAGACGCTCGACCCGGCACTCATCCGTCCTGGTCGTATTGATCGAAAGATTCTCTTTGAGAACCCCGACC AAACGACCAAGAAGAAGATCTTCACCCTCCACACCTCGAAGATGTCCCTCAACGAGGATGTCGATCTTGACGAGTTCATTAACCAGAAGGACGACCTCTCCGGTGCCGATGTAAAAGCCATCTGTTCCGAGGCTGGTCTCATGGCTCTCCGTGAACGCCGTATGCGTGTCAACATGGAGGACTTCCGAACTGCAAGAGAACGTGTTCTGAAGACGAAGACTGAGGGTGAGCCAGAGGGTTTGTACTTGTAG